In Rhinopithecus roxellana isolate Shanxi Qingling chromosome 4, ASM756505v1, whole genome shotgun sequence, a single genomic region encodes these proteins:
- the LOC115897050 gene encoding 40S ribosomal protein S27-like, whose product MPLAKDLLHPSPEEEKGKHKQKCLVQSPSSYFMDVKCPGCYKITTVFSHAQAVVLCVGCSTVLCQPTGGKARLTEGCSFRRKQH is encoded by the coding sequence ATGCCTCTCGCAAAGGATCTCCTTCATCCCTCCccagaagaggagaaggggaaACACAAGCAGAAATGCCTGGTGCAGAGCCCCAGTTCCTACTTCATGGATGTGAAATGCCCAGGATGCTATAAAATCACCACGGTCTTTAGCCATGCACAAGCGGTAGTTTTGTGTGTTGGCTGCTCCACTGTCCTCTGCCAGCCTACAGGAGGAAAAGCAAGGCTTACAGAAGGATGTTCCTTTAGGAGGAAGCAGCACTAA